A genomic segment from Gossypium hirsutum isolate 1008001.06 chromosome D04, Gossypium_hirsutum_v2.1, whole genome shotgun sequence encodes:
- the LOC107898917 gene encoding non-specific lipid transfer protein GPI-anchored 31 gives MAVSTFSFALSLAILSIWAVDAAHHHATAPSPSSSSSSSSSTVDCSTLILNMADCLSFVSSGSEVSKPEGSCCSGLKTVLKTGPECLCEAFKSSASMGVSLNVTKASTLPAACKVSAPSSTNCAASVTPAGAPDVEPSATAGAPTTFSAANEVAPTPAPGISGSAVLSVSAGSIVVGIISMLVSGYVLR, from the exons ATGGCAGTATCAACATTCTCTTTTGCTTTGAGCCTTGCTATTCTCTCAATCTGGGCCGTTGATGCTGCTCACCACCATGCGACAGCGCCAtccccttcttcttcttcatcctcCTCTTCCTCCACCGTGGACTGCTCGACTCTGATACTGAACATGGCGGATTGTTTGTCGTTCGTGTCAAGTGGGAGCGAGGTGTCGAAACCGGAAGGAAGTTGCTGTTCTGGATTGAAAACCGTGTTGAAAACGGGCCCTGAGTGTTTATGTGAGGCTTTTAAGAGCAGTGCTTCAATGGGTGTTTCATTGAATGTCACTAAGGCCTCTACATTGCCTGCTGCTTGTAAAGTTTCTGCTCCTTCTTCTACAAACTGCGCTG CATCTGTCACTCCTGCTGGTGCCCCAG ATGTGGAACCATCAGCAACAGCAGGTGCACCCACAACATTCTCTGCAGCAAATGAGGTAGCACCAACACCAGCTCCGGGAATCTCAGGCTCTGCGGTGCTTTCGGTTTCGGCCGGATCTATTGTCGTAGGCATTATAAGTATGTTGGTGTCGGGCTACGTACTACGTTAA